In Levilactobacillus brevis, a single genomic region encodes these proteins:
- the mreC gene encoding rod shape-determining protein MreC — protein sequence MQKFSFNRRLVIIIVCLIVSFALMTVSVAIRNKKSTPPLIQQFGNDIVGLADRVVALPANGLRGSVSSISELLNTYQENQQLKKQVSELAQTKVRDQTLAKENKQLKQEIKLNGSLTDYTAITAAVITRTPSSWQNQVVINKGSSAGVVKNMPVMSGSGLVGRVSEVNKTNSKVELITDNNDSANRFAVSITTKSGKTVNGVLSGYKSDTGQITMNNLTTKSKISKGDKVVTSGLGGVTPKGLYVGTVAKSVGDDYGLSTKLYITPATDLSDLNIVTVAVTKQ from the coding sequence ATGCAGAAATTTTCTTTCAATCGGCGACTCGTGATCATTATTGTCTGCTTGATTGTTAGCTTTGCTTTGATGACGGTGTCCGTAGCTATTCGTAACAAGAAGTCCACGCCACCGCTGATTCAGCAATTCGGTAATGATATTGTAGGACTCGCTGATCGCGTTGTTGCCTTGCCCGCCAATGGGTTACGCGGCTCGGTCAGTTCGATCTCAGAATTGTTGAATACGTATCAAGAAAACCAACAGCTGAAAAAGCAGGTGAGTGAACTCGCCCAGACCAAGGTCCGTGACCAAACGCTGGCTAAGGAAAATAAACAACTCAAACAAGAGATTAAGTTGAACGGGTCATTGACGGACTACACGGCGATCACCGCCGCAGTGATTACGCGGACGCCTTCTTCTTGGCAGAACCAAGTGGTGATCAACAAGGGATCGTCGGCTGGCGTGGTTAAGAACATGCCGGTAATGTCTGGTTCTGGTCTCGTTGGGCGGGTCTCCGAAGTCAATAAGACGAATTCTAAAGTCGAATTGATCACGGATAACAATGATTCCGCCAACCGATTCGCTGTCTCTATCACCACGAAGTCCGGCAAAACGGTCAACGGGGTGCTGAGCGGATACAAGTCCGATACGGGCCAAATCACCATGAATAATTTGACGACCAAGTCGAAGATTAGTAAGGGCGACAAGGTTGTGACTAGCGGACTGGGTGGCGTGACGCCGAAGGGCTTGTATGTCGGTACCGTAGCCAAGTCCGTCGGTGACGACTATGGCTTGTCGACGAAGTTATACATCACGCCGGCAACGGATTTAAGCGACCTGAACATTGTGACGGTTGCGGTTACGAAACAATAA
- the mreD gene encoding rod shape-determining protein MreD — translation MYRLSKMRFGFPIGLFLMLFIDGSISQVFSAHLFNTPSVMISHLVVLWLVCGVLFEENMPMPLVKWAIAAGLVFDLYYTGIFGVYIFVFPLVVYVTRVMVKYISPNFLSGLLIYFIDITIVEALSFVASRVVHMTAMSGSAFLVNTLAPTLALNLAMFVVLYFPIRGVYNWLK, via the coding sequence GTGTATCGATTATCAAAAATGCGTTTTGGTTTCCCAATCGGCCTGTTTCTGATGCTCTTTATAGATGGCAGCATCAGTCAAGTCTTCAGTGCCCATCTGTTTAACACGCCGTCCGTCATGATCAGTCACTTAGTGGTGCTCTGGTTGGTATGTGGCGTGCTATTCGAAGAGAACATGCCGATGCCACTGGTGAAGTGGGCCATAGCGGCGGGGCTCGTCTTTGATCTCTATTACACGGGGATCTTTGGGGTTTATATCTTCGTCTTTCCGCTGGTGGTCTACGTCACCCGAGTAATGGTTAAATACATCAGTCCCAACTTTTTGAGTGGACTGTTAATCTACTTTATTGATATCACCATTGTAGAAGCGCTGAGCTTTGTGGCTAGCCGGGTCGTCCACATGACGGCCATGTCTGGTAGCGCGTTTCTGGTAAATACATTGGCTCCAACCTTGGCTTTGAATCTCGCCATGTTTGTGGTCTTATATTTTCCGATTCGCGGGGTGTATAATTGGTTAAAATAG
- a CDS encoding cell division inhibitor, with protein MQAAVLRGTQNGYDLVLKQSASMDQILADLRALLENLNVDPQAMETAKVSLDVLTEDRILTADEKSQIEQLVGNYPRFEIHKIAANVMTIADAIQLRERENVHLLSKVIRNGQDVTMQGDVLFLGTIHEGGKLCTTGNIFSMGDVNGILQAGYPDDESKLIMGNLATAQQVRIAEQFDIIESDQLADSSQTIAYVNDLHVLSYGKRSALKKINPKLYNRIGGI; from the coding sequence ATGCAAGCTGCCGTATTACGGGGAACGCAAAACGGCTATGATTTGGTGCTCAAACAATCGGCGAGCATGGACCAAATCCTAGCTGACTTGAGAGCATTATTGGAAAATTTAAATGTAGATCCACAGGCCATGGAGACGGCGAAAGTGTCGCTGGATGTCCTGACCGAGGATCGAATTTTAACGGCCGATGAAAAATCACAGATCGAACAACTGGTAGGCAACTACCCGCGTTTTGAAATCCATAAAATTGCGGCCAACGTCATGACCATTGCGGACGCCATTCAGCTTCGTGAACGCGAGAACGTTCATCTACTGAGTAAGGTCATTCGTAACGGGCAAGACGTGACCATGCAAGGGGATGTCCTATTTTTGGGAACCATTCACGAGGGTGGCAAGCTCTGCACCACCGGGAATATTTTCTCAATGGGCGACGTGAACGGCATCTTGCAGGCGGGGTATCCCGACGATGAATCCAAACTGATTATGGGGAATCTTGCGACCGCGCAACAGGTCAGAATTGCCGAACAGTTTGACATTATCGAATCCGACCAACTGGCCGATTCTAGCCAAACCATTGCTTACGTAAACGACCTCCACGTGTTGTCGTATGGTAAGCGTAGCGCATTAAAGAAGATCAACCCGAAGTTGTATAACCGGATTGGAGGAATTTAG
- the minD gene encoding septum site-determining protein MinD, with amino-acid sequence MGKAIVITSGKGGVGKTTTSANIGTALALMGKRVCLMDLDIGLRNLDVVLGLDNRIIYDIVDVASGRAKLPQALVKDKRFDDKLYLLPAAQNTDKTALQPDQVKAIVDELKPEYDYVLIDCPAGIEQGFMNAVAGADAAIVVTTPEISAVRDADRVVGLLEQHPLTEAPRLLINRIRRNMMQDGSMMDIDEITHHLGIELLGIIVDDDAVISTSNQGEPIVMDADNAASQGYRNVARRLEGETVPLMKLEDQEPDGFWHKVSSWFHRG; translated from the coding sequence ATGGGAAAAGCAATTGTGATCACCTCTGGTAAAGGTGGTGTGGGTAAGACCACGACCAGTGCCAACATTGGGACGGCGTTAGCCTTGATGGGCAAACGGGTGTGCTTGATGGATTTGGATATTGGACTGCGGAACTTGGACGTTGTTCTGGGATTGGACAACCGAATCATCTACGATATCGTGGACGTGGCGAGCGGCCGGGCAAAGTTGCCCCAGGCACTGGTCAAGGACAAGCGCTTCGATGATAAGCTGTACCTGTTACCCGCAGCACAGAACACGGACAAGACGGCCTTACAACCCGATCAGGTCAAAGCGATCGTGGATGAGTTGAAGCCGGAATACGACTACGTGCTGATTGATTGCCCAGCTGGTATCGAGCAAGGCTTCATGAACGCCGTTGCCGGGGCGGATGCCGCCATTGTGGTGACGACACCAGAAATTTCGGCTGTCCGGGATGCCGATCGGGTCGTTGGCCTGTTGGAACAACACCCCTTGACGGAAGCGCCTCGCCTGCTGATTAACCGGATTCGTCGGAACATGATGCAGGACGGTTCCATGATGGATATCGATGAGATTACCCACCATCTGGGGATTGAACTGTTAGGGATTATCGTTGACGATGATGCCGTCATTTCAACCTCTAATCAAGGGGAACCCATCGTGATGGATGCCGATAATGCGGCTTCTCAAGGCTATCGGAACGTCGCCCGGCGGCTTGAAGGCGAGACGGTGCCACTGATGAAGCTGGAAGATCAAGAGCCAGATGGTTTTTGGCACAAGGTCAGCAGCTGGTTCCATCGCGGCTAG
- a CDS encoding amino acid ABC transporter permease: MHYVSQILPSLISGTGMTLSIFFWTLIISVPLGILVGLGMITRFKPLTWLINIYVWLMRGTPLLLQLIFVFYGLPIIGIVFNRYDAALFAFILNYTAYFAEIFRGGLQAIPVGQYESARVLRLTKWQTLRKIVIPQVVKIVLPSIGNEVINLVKDSSLVYVIGLGDLLRAGNVAMARDVTLVPMLLVGVIYLLLTAVCTLVLKRLEKHYSYWR, encoded by the coding sequence ATGCACTATGTTAGTCAGATTTTACCATCACTGATTTCCGGGACTGGAATGACGTTATCCATATTCTTTTGGACCCTAATCATTTCCGTTCCGCTGGGAATCTTAGTGGGACTGGGCATGATTACCCGATTCAAACCGTTGACCTGGTTGATTAACATCTACGTTTGGTTGATGCGAGGAACCCCACTGCTTTTGCAATTAATTTTCGTTTTTTATGGGTTACCCATCATCGGCATTGTCTTCAACCGGTATGATGCCGCGCTCTTCGCCTTCATCCTGAACTACACGGCGTACTTCGCGGAAATCTTCCGTGGGGGTCTGCAAGCCATTCCCGTGGGCCAATATGAAAGTGCGCGGGTGCTACGGCTGACCAAGTGGCAGACGCTTCGTAAGATTGTGATTCCCCAAGTTGTCAAGATTGTGTTGCCATCCATTGGTAATGAAGTCATCAACTTGGTTAAGGATTCCTCGTTGGTCTACGTCATCGGCTTAGGTGACCTGCTACGGGCAGGGAACGTCGCGATGGCTAGAGACGTGACGTTAGTGCCAATGTTGTTGGTCGGCGTGATTTACTTACTGTTGACGGCCGTTTGCACGTTGGTCCTGAAGCGGTTGGAAAAGCACTACAGTTACTGGCGCTAG
- a CDS encoding amino acid ABC transporter ATP-binding protein yields MLELKGITKKFDGKTILDGVNLTVNDGQILTIVGPSGAGKTTLLRCISGLEMVDSGKFLLDGQDFDPATNRDNDAVIGVVFQDFQLFPNLTVLQNVVLAPTMVLKKPKADAEKEARTLLERLNLGGKADLFPYELSGGQKQRVAIVRALAMHPKLLCYDEPTSALDPDLRKEVEEIILKLKREGMTQIVVTHDMPFAESIADQMLRVEPKE; encoded by the coding sequence ATGTTAGAACTTAAAGGAATTACGAAAAAATTTGATGGTAAAACCATCTTGGACGGCGTTAATTTAACGGTTAATGACGGGCAAATCTTAACCATCGTGGGGCCTTCCGGGGCCGGTAAAACTACCTTATTGCGGTGCATCAGTGGCTTGGAAATGGTTGACAGTGGTAAATTCTTGTTGGATGGGCAGGACTTTGACCCCGCCACCAACCGGGATAACGATGCCGTAATCGGCGTTGTCTTCCAAGACTTCCAGTTATTCCCGAACCTCACCGTTTTACAAAATGTGGTGTTGGCGCCGACAATGGTCTTGAAGAAACCGAAGGCGGATGCCGAAAAAGAAGCCCGCACGCTACTCGAACGGTTGAACTTAGGCGGCAAGGCCGACCTGTTCCCTTACGAACTTTCCGGAGGTCAGAAACAACGGGTCGCCATCGTCCGGGCGCTGGCCATGCACCCGAAGTTACTGTGCTACGACGAACCCACTTCGGCCTTGGACCCCGACCTACGTAAAGAAGTGGAAGAGATTATTTTAAAGCTTAAGCGCGAGGGCATGACCCAAATCGTGGTTACCCACGACATGCCATTCGCCGAGTCAATTGCCGATCAGATGTTACGGGTTGAACCAAAAGAGTAG
- a CDS encoding amino acid ABC transporter substrate-binding protein yields MKFKKLRLVALALLVVGLTVTLVGCGTNVTQRANTQDTWSTIQQKKKVVVGLDDSFVPMGFREKSGKLVGYDIDLARAVFKQYGIKVDFQTIDWGMNVTELHNGTIDLIWNGFSITPQRSKQVAFSDTYLNNDQVLVTLKKNHITSYKDMTGKVLGAQTGSSGANDIETYPKLLKDRIKNHEAVTYDSFTNAFIDLNVGRIKGLLIDSTYANYYIKHQTHPGDYRVTVGSFPKEKFAVGMRKGDVTMRRKINAGLKKLAADGQLQKINEKWFGSNVDTPLLKSK; encoded by the coding sequence ATGAAATTTAAAAAATTACGATTGGTTGCGCTGGCGCTGCTCGTGGTCGGGTTGACGGTCACCTTGGTTGGCTGTGGCACGAACGTCACGCAACGAGCGAACACGCAGGATACGTGGTCCACAATTCAGCAAAAAAAGAAGGTGGTCGTTGGTCTAGATGATAGCTTCGTCCCCATGGGCTTTCGCGAAAAGAGTGGGAAGCTAGTCGGTTACGACATCGACCTGGCTCGCGCCGTCTTCAAGCAATATGGCATCAAGGTGGACTTTCAGACCATCGACTGGGGGATGAACGTGACGGAGCTTCACAACGGCACGATTGATCTCATCTGGAACGGCTTCTCCATCACGCCACAACGGTCCAAGCAGGTGGCTTTCTCGGATACCTACCTGAATAACGATCAGGTGCTGGTTACCCTGAAGAAGAATCATATTACCTCGTACAAGGATATGACGGGGAAGGTATTGGGGGCCCAGACCGGGTCTTCTGGAGCCAACGATATTGAGACGTATCCTAAGCTACTCAAGGATCGCATCAAGAATCACGAGGCCGTGACCTACGACTCCTTCACCAACGCCTTCATTGACCTGAATGTGGGGCGCATCAAGGGGCTACTGATCGACAGTACCTACGCTAACTACTACATCAAACACCAGACCCACCCCGGAGACTATCGGGTAACGGTTGGCAGCTTCCCCAAGGAAAAATTCGCCGTGGGGATGCGCAAGGGTGATGTGACCATGCGACGAAAGATTAACGCCGGGTTGAAGAAACTCGCCGCCGATGGTCAGTTACAGAAAATTAATGAGAAATGGTTCGGTAGCAACGTGGATACGCCGTTACTGAAGTCAAAATAA
- a CDS encoding insulinase family protein → MHFRIKDGVTLDLLPTKQFKTIGIKVDFVAPLQATAITARALLAQVLETSTAAYPTQTALARELSRLYGASFGISVLKLGTKHVIRLTCSLVDEQYLDNFGAQQPLFEQGMALLKEVLFAPLLPNGNFDPATFTQQRQNLLTAIKSLDDDKQYLANRRLQELLFTGQPTQAMSALGDVHVLNGLSATDVLGTYHDMLANDAVHVAVVGDVDEDRAQAAMADWPLADRTITDTTPYYRWPLRDHVQVGDDEAPVVQAKLNLAYQFPIYRDDDDFMAAVVFNAAFGGTPLSLLFTNVREKASLAYYASSGYNPFTGTLSVQTGIQAENQQRVEDIIAEQLAAVQRGELSEQLLAEVKASLLNARLAALDSPQRRLTGLLNTQLTHLHEPLAAWQEKLAAITVADVTRVAQRVTLQATYCLHGGVQGAE, encoded by the coding sequence GTGCACTTTCGCATAAAAGACGGGGTAACCTTGGACTTGTTGCCCACAAAACAATTTAAAACCATTGGGATCAAGGTGGATTTCGTGGCGCCACTTCAGGCCACGGCAATCACTGCCCGTGCGCTATTGGCTCAGGTCCTAGAGACCAGTACGGCGGCCTATCCAACGCAGACGGCGCTGGCACGTGAACTCTCACGCCTGTACGGGGCCAGCTTCGGCATTAGCGTCCTGAAGTTGGGTACCAAACACGTGATTCGACTGACGTGCTCGCTCGTGGATGAGCAGTACCTCGACAATTTCGGGGCACAGCAACCCTTGTTTGAGCAAGGGATGGCGTTACTAAAGGAAGTTTTATTTGCGCCCTTATTGCCAAATGGCAATTTCGACCCGGCGACCTTTACCCAACAACGGCAGAACCTGCTGACGGCCATTAAGTCGTTGGACGATGACAAACAATATTTGGCCAACCGGCGGCTCCAGGAGCTACTCTTCACGGGCCAGCCCACGCAGGCGATGAGTGCGTTGGGTGATGTTCACGTCCTCAATGGGTTGTCGGCGACCGATGTTCTGGGAACTTACCATGACATGTTGGCCAATGATGCTGTGCACGTTGCGGTGGTCGGCGATGTGGATGAAGATCGTGCTCAGGCGGCGATGGCCGATTGGCCGTTGGCGGACCGGACGATTACCGACACAACGCCGTATTATCGGTGGCCATTGCGCGATCACGTTCAGGTTGGCGATGACGAAGCACCCGTGGTCCAGGCTAAATTGAATTTGGCCTACCAGTTTCCGATTTACCGCGATGACGATGACTTCATGGCGGCAGTGGTCTTTAACGCGGCCTTTGGCGGCACGCCACTTTCCTTACTGTTCACCAACGTACGGGAAAAGGCCAGTTTGGCTTACTATGCCAGCAGCGGCTACAATCCATTTACCGGGACGTTGAGCGTGCAGACGGGGATTCAAGCGGAGAATCAACAACGCGTCGAGGACATCATTGCCGAACAGTTGGCGGCGGTCCAGCGCGGTGAGTTGTCCGAACAGCTCTTGGCGGAAGTTAAAGCGAGCCTGCTGAATGCCCGTCTGGCAGCCTTGGATAGTCCGCAACGACGGTTGACTGGCTTGTTGAATACACAATTAACGCATTTACACGAGCCCTTGGCGGCTTGGCAAGAAAAGTTAGCGGCAATCACCGTTGCTGACGTCACCCGCGTGGCGCAACGGGTCACGCTACAAGCAACGTATTGTTTACATGGAGGTGTGCAGGGTGCTGAGTAA
- a CDS encoding insulinase family protein, which translates to MEVCRVLSKKKYDRLGETVYQATLTNGLKVLMVPKAGFHKTFAIMTTNYGAMDNEFVPRGQHTAVRFPDGIAHFLEHKLFEKKDHDAFDLFGKYGASANAFTGFTQTSYLFATTSHLKENLEILLDFVQDPYFTAATVNKEKGIIGQEIQMYDDDPGWQSYFGMIGHLYPKEPLHIDIAGTVDSIDRITADDLYAAYNTFYHPSNMNLVVVGQLDPEETLRWITANQDSKTFAPNEPITRVPSPQAQPDDIVAETTRQLTVSRPKVSIGLRGFDTVSAGRAGLRYSVAVSLMFDLLFNDTSDNYLRLYDANVIDDSFGYDFQVQRGAHFAQLAGDTDHPEQFAQELSAILADARAQLAAAKPQFELVKREAVGRIVGAINSVEGIANQYDGPLFDEATIFDELTILEQLSFDELLTAARDFLAQSRQTVYTILP; encoded by the coding sequence ATGGAGGTGTGCAGGGTGCTGAGTAAGAAGAAATACGACCGGTTAGGCGAAACGGTTTACCAGGCCACACTGACCAATGGCCTGAAGGTACTCATGGTGCCCAAGGCCGGTTTTCACAAGACCTTCGCCATCATGACCACCAACTACGGGGCCATGGACAATGAGTTTGTTCCCCGTGGTCAACACACGGCCGTGCGCTTTCCGGATGGAATTGCGCATTTCCTCGAACACAAGCTGTTTGAGAAGAAAGACCACGACGCCTTTGACCTGTTCGGCAAGTATGGCGCGAGTGCGAATGCCTTTACCGGGTTTACGCAGACCAGTTACTTGTTTGCGACGACTAGTCATTTGAAGGAAAACCTGGAGATTCTCTTGGATTTCGTTCAGGACCCATACTTCACGGCGGCGACGGTCAATAAAGAAAAGGGCATCATCGGCCAGGAAATTCAGATGTACGACGATGATCCGGGGTGGCAGAGCTACTTTGGCATGATTGGCCATCTGTATCCTAAGGAACCGCTACACATTGATATTGCCGGGACGGTGGACTCCATCGACCGGATTACGGCGGATGACCTGTACGCGGCATACAACACCTTCTATCATCCCAGCAACATGAACCTCGTGGTGGTGGGGCAGTTGGATCCAGAGGAAACATTACGCTGGATTACGGCCAATCAGGACAGCAAGACATTTGCACCGAATGAACCGATTACCCGGGTGCCGTCCCCGCAGGCCCAACCCGATGATATTGTGGCTGAGACCACACGTCAGCTTACGGTTTCGCGGCCCAAGGTCAGCATTGGCCTACGGGGCTTTGATACGGTCTCAGCTGGTCGGGCTGGCTTGCGGTACAGTGTCGCCGTATCGTTGATGTTTGACCTGTTGTTTAACGACACCAGCGATAACTATCTGCGGTTGTACGATGCTAACGTGATTGACGATAGCTTTGGATATGATTTCCAAGTTCAACGTGGGGCACACTTTGCCCAGTTAGCCGGGGACACCGATCACCCTGAACAATTTGCGCAGGAGCTGTCGGCCATCTTGGCGGATGCGCGGGCCCAACTGGCAGCAGCCAAGCCTCAGTTTGAGCTCGTGAAACGTGAAGCGGTCGGCCGGATTGTGGGCGCCATCAACTCGGTAGAGGGCATCGCCAACCAATATGACGGCCCATTGTTTGATGAGGCGACTATTTTCGATGAATTAACTATTTTGGAGCAATTAAGTTTCGACGAGTTACTGACTGCTGCGCGGGACTTTTTGGCCCAAAGTCGGCAAACGGTCTACACGATTTTGCCCTAA
- a CDS encoding DUF4115 domain-containing protein: protein MSENKITLGKTLRDARIAKGFTLDDLQQTTKIQKRYLIAIEDQNFDELPGDFYVRAFIKQYADMVDLDGAELLKQFDSALPSTQTQEYVDKVNENNPETRSQQRKVDDRYVKLRRTIPVIGIVIVVLAVLIGIWVAASRNGSNTKQDNVDSSSVSVSGSSNKSSSSSSKSSSTSSKSSSKKKTASFKQLSTTTSGSTWEMKNASSKPKVALSANSSAWVAVTVNGATSWQGTLSSSTSHTMTIPSSATSVTFKFGNAPETKVKVDGKTFDFTSATATSAASSSSTSDTTTTTSSSTTTTSQVQTVTLEFK, encoded by the coding sequence ATGAGTGAAAACAAAATAACATTGGGGAAAACACTGCGCGATGCCCGGATTGCTAAGGGCTTCACGTTGGACGACCTGCAACAGACGACCAAGATTCAGAAGCGTTACCTCATTGCGATTGAGGATCAAAACTTTGATGAATTGCCGGGCGACTTTTACGTCCGGGCCTTTATTAAGCAGTACGCCGACATGGTTGATCTGGATGGAGCAGAACTGTTAAAACAATTTGACAGCGCCTTGCCAAGCACCCAGACGCAGGAGTACGTGGATAAGGTCAACGAGAACAATCCGGAAACGCGTTCGCAACAGCGGAAGGTCGATGACCGCTACGTTAAGTTGCGGCGGACGATTCCCGTGATTGGTATTGTCATTGTTGTGCTGGCCGTGCTGATCGGTATCTGGGTAGCGGCTTCCCGCAATGGGAGTAACACCAAGCAGGATAACGTGGACAGCAGTTCGGTGAGCGTATCCGGTAGCTCGAACAAGTCGTCTAGCAGTTCATCCAAGTCAAGTAGCACGTCATCGAAGTCTTCTTCCAAGAAGAAGACGGCCAGCTTCAAACAACTGAGCACGACGACTTCTGGTTCAACTTGGGAAATGAAGAATGCGTCGTCTAAGCCAAAGGTTGCCCTGTCTGCGAACAGCAGTGCCTGGGTGGCTGTTACGGTTAACGGTGCGACGAGTTGGCAGGGAACCTTGTCTTCATCCACGTCCCACACGATGACCATTCCAAGTTCGGCAACGAGCGTCACCTTTAAGTTCGGTAATGCACCGGAGACGAAGGTTAAGGTTGACGGCAAGACGTTTGACTTCACTTCTGCGACGGCCACGAGTGCCGCCTCAAGTAGCAGTACCTCTGACACCACGACGACTACGAGTTCAAGCACCACGACAACGAGTCAGGTTCAGACGGTCACGTTGGAATTTAAATAA
- the pgsA gene encoding CDP-diacylglycerol--glycerol-3-phosphate 3-phosphatidyltransferase, which yields MNVPNRLTIVRIILIPIFLLLLVVPLNWGNVVWLGTTIPVTQVIGAIVFAAASITDFLDGQIARRQHLVTNFGKFADPLADKMIVMTAFILLVDMGAVPAWGVAIIVCRELAVTGLRLIVVETGGRVLAAAWPGKIKTTTQMVGIILLLLNNIGFGTIHVPMALIFFYICLFFTIYSGIDYFVQNRQVFADSSAE from the coding sequence GTGAATGTTCCAAATCGCTTAACCATTGTTCGAATTATCTTGATTCCGATTTTCTTATTACTGCTCGTCGTTCCCTTGAATTGGGGGAACGTGGTGTGGCTAGGAACCACGATTCCCGTCACTCAGGTGATTGGCGCAATCGTCTTCGCGGCGGCGTCGATTACCGACTTCTTGGACGGGCAGATTGCGCGGCGGCAACACCTCGTGACCAACTTCGGTAAATTTGCCGATCCGTTGGCCGATAAGATGATTGTCATGACGGCCTTCATCTTGTTGGTTGACATGGGGGCCGTGCCCGCCTGGGGGGTAGCCATCATCGTTTGCCGGGAGTTGGCTGTGACCGGACTCCGGTTGATTGTCGTTGAGACCGGGGGCCGCGTATTGGCCGCTGCTTGGCCCGGTAAGATTAAAACGACCACGCAAATGGTTGGGATTATTCTCTTACTCTTAAATAACATTGGTTTTGGGACGATTCACGTGCCAATGGCCCTGATCTTCTTCTACATTTGCCTGTTCTTCACGATCTACTCGGGAATCGATTACTTCGTTCAAAATCGGCAAGTCTTTGCGGATTCTTCCGCCGAATAG
- a CDS encoding competence/damage-inducible protein A: MQAEIIAVGTEILLGQVVDTNSAYIAQGLADAGIEVYYHSLVGDNADRLTAVVNQARSRSDLVVISGGLGPTKDDLTKQTVAQLLGVKLVEDQPAMAKIQQHFATTGQKLTPNNRLQALYLAGSERLQNTTGMAVGSFYRDPHGADLMLLPGPPSELEPMFENEALPRLKAAYRRQEFLVSRVLRFFGIGEAELVTQLADLIDQQTNPTIAPYAKVNEVTLRLTATAQSTAAGNQLLDQMTATIQDRVGDYLYGFGDDNSLAQVVVKTLIDRQLTITAAESLTAGKFQSTLGDVPGVSAVFPGGFVTYASTAKHDLLGVPQNVIATDGVVSAATAKEMAERSRQKLATDFAVSFTGVAGPDALEGQPAGTVWLGLAQRGQTPQAKLLHLTGNRAKVRERAVMQALDWLRRVLAAQK; the protein is encoded by the coding sequence ATGCAAGCAGAAATTATTGCGGTCGGAACGGAAATCTTGCTGGGACAGGTGGTCGATACGAATTCGGCCTACATTGCCCAGGGGCTCGCGGATGCGGGGATTGAAGTGTACTATCACTCGCTGGTCGGCGATAACGCCGATCGGCTGACAGCGGTGGTGAATCAGGCCCGTTCGCGGAGTGACTTGGTGGTTATCAGCGGGGGCCTCGGACCCACTAAGGACGATCTGACGAAGCAAACGGTCGCACAACTGCTGGGCGTCAAACTGGTTGAGGATCAACCGGCCATGGCAAAGATTCAACAGCACTTTGCGACGACGGGGCAGAAATTAACGCCTAATAACCGATTGCAGGCACTTTACCTCGCTGGCAGTGAACGGCTCCAGAATACAACTGGGATGGCTGTAGGGTCCTTTTATCGCGATCCACATGGGGCAGACTTGATGCTACTGCCCGGGCCACCCAGCGAATTGGAACCCATGTTTGAAAACGAAGCGTTGCCCCGGCTCAAGGCGGCCTACCGGCGACAAGAATTCTTGGTCTCTCGGGTGTTGCGCTTCTTTGGTATCGGGGAAGCGGAGCTGGTGACCCAGTTGGCCGACCTGATTGATCAGCAGACCAATCCGACCATTGCGCCCTATGCCAAGGTTAACGAGGTAACGTTGCGGTTGACGGCGACGGCCCAGTCGACGGCGGCCGGCAACCAGCTACTCGATCAGATGACGGCGACGATTCAAGACCGGGTAGGGGATTACCTTTACGGTTTTGGCGACGACAATAGTTTGGCCCAAGTGGTGGTCAAGACGCTGATTGACCGGCAGTTGACGATTACGGCGGCTGAGAGTCTGACGGCCGGTAAGTTTCAAAGTACGCTGGGAGATGTTCCCGGCGTCTCGGCGGTCTTTCCCGGCGGCTTTGTGACTTATGCTAGCACGGCCAAGCACGACTTGTTGGGGGTCCCCCAGAACGTGATCGCCACGGACGGCGTGGTGAGTGCGGCCACGGCCAAAGAAATGGCGGAGCGGTCGCGACAGAAATTGGCCACGGATTTTGCGGTCAGCTTCACGGGGGTCGCTGGTCCCGATGCGTTGGAGGGTCAACCTGCAGGTACCGTCTGGTTAGGCTTAGCGCAACGTGGTCAGACACCACAAGCCAAGTTGCTTCATCTGACAGGTAACCGGGCCAAGGTTAGAGAACGGGCGGTTATGCAGGCGTTGGACTGGCTCCGGCGTGTGTTAGCGGCACAAAAATAA